One genomic window of [Clostridium] scindens ATCC 35704 includes the following:
- a CDS encoding D-alanyl-D-alanine carboxypeptidase family protein: MMRRGRQILAAIILLAVMCACRETTAFATEPDAAEQTEELSEEQKAEQAAYEMKVDSNDWKNWPQGPGTYGEAAIVMEVGTGAILYAKNIDSHQYPASITKVLTALVAMENGQLEDPVTFSHDSVAFLKPGDSSVGLKEGNQISLEQALHATLLASANEAAYAVGESVGINAGHDYNWFMEQMNIRCRELGGENSNFANTNGLHDENHYTCARDMALIGRELFKHPDFFRIVQTLNYAIPASETVEEHIFQQKHKMLIPENSNYYPYAIGGKTGFTSDALSTLITMADNGGMQLVCVVLRTHGVHIYPDTAGLFEYAFNNFGKVPVADYESSKDVGEILEDGSCNYVMLPQSVKFEDLDMELVPDGGISSEATLQYTYEGNPVGSARCTLSDSYKDEHSAKVTAAKKEKKPKDDGQKKGKTKKMAVACASVVLAILITIFISVIMRRSRIRKRRRRR; the protein is encoded by the coding sequence ATGATGAGACGAGGCAGGCAGATACTGGCAGCAATAATACTACTGGCAGTCATGTGCGCTTGCAGGGAAACGACCGCATTTGCCACTGAGCCAGATGCGGCCGAACAGACAGAGGAACTGTCAGAAGAACAGAAGGCTGAACAAGCAGCCTATGAGATGAAGGTTGATAGCAATGACTGGAAGAATTGGCCGCAAGGGCCGGGAACCTACGGGGAGGCGGCAATCGTAATGGAAGTGGGGACAGGGGCAATCCTGTATGCGAAGAATATCGATTCCCACCAATATCCGGCCAGCATTACCAAGGTGTTGACCGCCCTGGTAGCGATGGAAAACGGGCAGCTTGAAGATCCGGTGACATTTTCCCATGACAGCGTGGCATTCCTTAAGCCGGGAGATTCTTCCGTAGGCCTGAAGGAGGGAAACCAGATATCCCTGGAGCAAGCGCTGCACGCAACGCTTCTGGCATCCGCCAATGAGGCGGCCTATGCGGTAGGCGAGAGCGTAGGCATCAATGCAGGCCATGATTACAACTGGTTTATGGAACAGATGAATATCCGGTGCAGGGAACTTGGAGGGGAGAATTCTAATTTTGCCAATACGAACGGGCTTCACGATGAGAATCACTATACTTGTGCCAGGGACATGGCGCTTATAGGACGGGAACTTTTCAAGCATCCGGATTTCTTCCGCATCGTCCAGACGCTGAACTATGCAATTCCTGCATCTGAGACGGTAGAAGAACATATCTTTCAGCAGAAGCATAAGATGCTGATACCGGAGAATTCGAATTATTATCCATATGCGATCGGAGGGAAGACGGGGTTTACATCGGATGCATTGTCTACGTTGATAACCATGGCAGATAATGGCGGCATGCAGCTGGTATGTGTAGTCTTAAGGACCCATGGGGTGCATATCTACCCGGACACGGCAGGCCTGTTCGAGTACGCATTTAACAATTTTGGAAAAGTGCCGGTGGCAGATTATGAGTCATCCAAGGATGTAGGAGAGATATTGGAGGATGGAAGCTGCAATTACGTAATGCTTCCGCAGAGCGTGAAGTTTGAAGATTTGGATATGGAATTGGTACCGGACGGAGGAATCAGCAGCGAGGCAACACTTCAATATACATATGAAGGCAATCCTGTTGGCTCTGCCAGATGTACCTTGAGCGACAGTTATAAGGATGAGCATTCGGCCAAAGTTACGGCTGCGAAGAAGGAAAAGAAGCCAAAGGATGATGGCCAAAAGAAAGGCAAGACAAAGAAGATGGCTGTTGCATGCGCATCGGTGGTGCTGGCAATTCTGATCACTATATTCATCAGCGTGATCATGCGCAGGAGCCGCATAAGGAAAAGGCGGCGCAGAAGATAG
- a CDS encoding glycogen/starch/alpha-glucan phosphorylase, whose protein sequence is MYNPRFEKEAFKKEVTNNVKTLFRRTVDEATPQQLFQAVSYAVKEVIIDDWLATQKKYDEDDPKMVYYMSMEFLMGRALGNNLINMTAYTEVKEALDEMGIDLNAIEDEEPDPALGNGGLGRLAACFLDSLATLGYAAYGCGIRYHYGMFKQKIEDGYQVEKPDNWLKDGNPFELRRPEYAKEVRFGGNIRVEYDEEGRTHFVQENYESVLAIPYDYPIVGYNNHVVNTLRIWDAEPIVDFQLDSFDRGDYHKAVEQQNLAKNIVEVLYPNDNHYAGKELRLKQQYFFISASIQAAIVKYKKKHDDITKLCEKVTFQMNDTHPTVAVAELMRILLDEEGLGWNEAWNITTKTCAYTNHTIMAEALEKWPIDLFSRLLPRIYQIIQEIDRRFVEQIRKTYPGDEGKVKRMAILMDGQVKMAHLAIVAGYSVNGVARLHTEILKNQELKDFYQMMPEKFNNKTNGITQRRFLMHGNSLLADWVTDKLGTKDWITDLSLMSGLKRWADDEEALKEFMSIKYKNKERLAEYILEHNGIEVDPRSIFDVQVKRLHEYKRQLLNILHVMYLYNQVKEHPEKSFYPRTFIFGAKASAGYIRAKQIIKLINSVADVVNNDRSINGKLKMVFIEDYRVSNAEWIFAAADVSEQISTASKEASGTGNMKFMLNGAPTIGTMDGANVEIVEEVGIDNAFIFGLSSDEVIHFELNGGYNPMDIYNNDPDIRRVVDQLVDGTYAHGNTELYRDLYNSLLNTKSSSRADMYFILKDFRAYAQAQQEVEEAYRDKDRWAKMALLNTACCGKFSSDRTIQEYVEDIWHLDKITVEV, encoded by the coding sequence ATGTATAATCCGAGATTTGAAAAGGAAGCATTTAAAAAAGAAGTTACGAATAATGTAAAGACGCTGTTTCGCAGGACGGTTGATGAGGCCACTCCTCAGCAGTTGTTCCAGGCGGTATCTTATGCGGTGAAAGAGGTCATTATAGATGACTGGCTTGCAACCCAGAAGAAGTATGATGAAGATGATCCGAAGATGGTCTACTATATGTCCATGGAGTTCCTGATGGGAAGAGCGCTTGGCAATAACCTGATTAACATGACGGCGTACACGGAAGTAAAGGAAGCATTGGACGAGATGGGAATAGACCTAAATGCCATCGAGGACGAGGAGCCGGATCCGGCTCTTGGAAACGGCGGCCTTGGCCGTCTGGCAGCCTGCTTCCTGGATTCGCTGGCAACCCTTGGATATGCGGCATACGGCTGTGGCATACGTTATCATTACGGAATGTTTAAGCAGAAGATTGAAGATGGATATCAGGTGGAGAAGCCGGATAACTGGCTCAAGGATGGCAATCCCTTTGAACTTCGCAGGCCCGAATACGCAAAGGAAGTGCGCTTTGGCGGAAATATCCGGGTAGAGTATGACGAAGAGGGCAGGACTCATTTCGTTCAGGAGAATTATGAGTCTGTACTGGCTATACCGTACGACTATCCGATCGTGGGATACAATAACCACGTGGTAAATACCCTGCGCATCTGGGATGCGGAGCCGATCGTGGACTTCCAGCTGGATTCTTTTGACAGAGGCGACTATCACAAGGCGGTAGAGCAGCAGAATCTTGCTAAGAATATTGTGGAGGTCCTGTATCCGAACGACAATCATTACGCAGGTAAAGAGTTAAGACTGAAGCAGCAGTATTTCTTCATATCTGCCAGCATTCAGGCAGCAATTGTGAAATATAAGAAGAAGCATGATGATATTACAAAACTTTGTGAAAAAGTCACCTTCCAGATGAATGATACCCATCCAACGGTGGCTGTAGCAGAACTGATGCGTATTCTTCTGGACGAGGAAGGGCTTGGATGGAATGAGGCGTGGAATATTACCACAAAGACCTGCGCATATACCAACCACACCATCATGGCAGAAGCGCTTGAAAAATGGCCAATCGATCTGTTCTCAAGGCTGCTTCCGCGTATTTATCAGATTATCCAGGAGATTGACCGCCGGTTTGTAGAGCAGATTCGAAAGACTTATCCGGGAGACGAAGGCAAGGTAAAACGCATGGCTATCCTTATGGACGGCCAGGTTAAGATGGCACATCTTGCCATCGTCGCAGGATATTCGGTCAACGGCGTTGCACGCCTGCACACGGAGATATTAAAGAACCAGGAACTGAAGGATTTCTACCAGATGATGCCGGAGAAGTTCAACAATAAGACCAATGGCATTACCCAGAGACGTTTCCTTATGCATGGAAACTCTCTGCTGGCGGACTGGGTAACCGACAAGCTTGGCACCAAGGACTGGATTACCGATCTGTCCTTAATGTCAGGCCTGAAAAGATGGGCAGATGACGAAGAGGCTCTCAAGGAATTCATGAGCATCAAGTATAAGAACAAGGAACGCCTGGCAGAATACATACTGGAGCACAATGGAATAGAAGTGGACCCGAGATCCATCTTTGATGTACAGGTAAAAAGACTTCATGAGTATAAGCGCCAGCTGCTGAACATCCTGCATGTGATGTATCTGTATAACCAGGTGAAGGAGCATCCCGAGAAGAGCTTCTATCCTAGAACGTTTATCTTCGGGGCAAAGGCATCCGCAGGATATATCCGCGCAAAACAGATTATCAAGCTGATCAACTCTGTTGCGGATGTAGTGAATAATGACCGCAGCATCAATGGGAAACTTAAGATGGTATTCATTGAAGATTACCGTGTATCCAACGCGGAGTGGATTTTTGCTGCAGCAGATGTAAGCGAACAGATATCCACTGCTTCTAAGGAAGCATCCGGTACAGGCAACATGAAGTTCATGCTCAACGGCGCTCCTACCATTGGAACGATGGATGGAGCCAATGTAGAGATTGTTGAGGAAGTAGGAATAGACAATGCGTTTATCTTTGGCCTAAGTTCGGATGAAGTGATTCACTTTGAACTAAACGGCGGCTATAATCCGATGGATATCTACAACAATGATCCGGATATCCGCCGTGTCGTAGATCAGCTGGTTGACGGAACTTATGCTCATGGCAACACGGAGTTATACCGCGACCTTTATAATTCTCTGTTGAATACGAAGAGCAGCAGCCGGGCAGATATGTACTTTATACTTAAGGACTTCAGGGCATATGCACAGGCGCAGCAGGAGGTAGAGGAAGCATACCGGGATAAAGACAGATGGGCAAAAATGGCTCTTTTGAATACTGCATGCTGTGGCAAATTCTCTTCTGACCGAACCATTCAGGAATATGTTGAGGATATCTGGCATCTGGATAAGATTACAGTGGAGGTATAA
- a CDS encoding SpoIID/LytB domain-containing protein translates to MRQNLKKLGCYIIIIVLLPYVVTVFLNGPSITTYSHVDSTYIKVKSGKKEVKMPIEEYCIGILAKEIPASYDKEALKAQSVLVRTDVYKKIKESGSNTVLEGEFWTQKQMEDAWGAKYSKYYRKLKDAWSETEGQVLLYGEDLALTPFFRLSNGCTRDGAEVLGNGDYAYLKIVDCPLDIENTKQIQTVTVDDMDAEITALDTAGYVINVRVGQENVSGEEFRNTYNLASSCFTLQRYNGKMRITTRGIGHGLGMSQHTANKMSKKGKTYKEILQFFFAGTEIKEVAEILLDTE, encoded by the coding sequence ATGCGGCAGAATTTAAAGAAACTAGGATGCTATATCATCATCATCGTACTGTTGCCATATGTGGTCACCGTGTTTTTAAATGGGCCAAGCATTACTACTTATTCGCATGTGGACAGTACTTATATAAAGGTAAAGTCCGGGAAAAAAGAGGTTAAGATGCCAATAGAAGAATACTGCATCGGCATCCTGGCCAAAGAGATTCCTGCATCCTATGATAAGGAAGCGCTGAAGGCCCAGTCAGTCCTGGTGCGTACGGACGTTTATAAGAAGATCAAAGAGTCAGGGAGCAATACGGTACTGGAAGGGGAGTTCTGGACGCAGAAGCAGATGGAGGACGCGTGGGGAGCGAAATATTCCAAATACTACCGCAAGCTGAAGGACGCCTGGAGCGAGACGGAGGGGCAGGTGCTGCTCTATGGGGAAGACCTGGCATTGACACCCTTTTTCCGCCTAAGCAATGGATGCACCAGGGATGGAGCCGAAGTCCTTGGAAATGGGGATTATGCGTATCTTAAGATTGTGGACTGCCCGCTTGATATCGAGAATACGAAACAGATACAGACGGTGACGGTGGATGATATGGACGCGGAGATAACAGCGCTGGATACCGCCGGATACGTTATAAATGTACGGGTGGGGCAGGAGAATGTGAGTGGAGAGGAATTCCGCAATACTTATAATCTTGCATCCAGCTGTTTCACCCTGCAGCGGTATAACGGAAAAATGAGGATAACTACGCGAGGAATCGGACACGGACTGGGAATGAGCCAGCATACAGCCAATAAAATGTCAAAAAAAGGAAAGACTTATAAAGAAATATTGCAATTTTTCTTCGCGGGGACGGAAATCAAAGAAGTAGCAGAAATATTGCTGGACACAGAATAA
- a CDS encoding GGDEF domain-containing protein, whose amino-acid sequence MKKLSVFKIIQLSILAVITLISVFFLLKPEVKQFVFSSSSATTLFFLIWIILIASFLFIMIDLSIISSIKLHFHNLYGVAYSDPLSGIPNRFSCDTLIEKYIDSELPEDIGCIMIELANLSEVNSLYDHAAGNRLLKDFSAILSSSALSLGFVGRNGGNKFLAIFEDCTQEKLDAFLTRVFEKVQRHNAKADSIDMEYKVGAALNSKEHLAKITGLIALANNRIYK is encoded by the coding sequence ATGAAGAAGTTAAGCGTGTTTAAGATCATCCAGCTATCCATCCTGGCTGTGATCACCCTTATCAGCGTCTTTTTCCTATTAAAGCCAGAGGTAAAGCAGTTCGTGTTTTCCTCTTCTTCTGCTACCACATTATTCTTTTTAATTTGGATTATTTTAATAGCAAGTTTTTTGTTTATTATGATAGATTTAAGTATTATATCTTCCATTAAACTTCATTTTCATAATTTGTATGGGGTGGCATATTCAGATCCTTTATCCGGCATACCCAACCGCTTCAGCTGCGATACGCTGATTGAAAAGTATATTGATTCCGAATTGCCCGAGGATATCGGATGCATTATGATTGAACTGGCCAATCTGTCTGAGGTCAATTCGCTGTATGACCACGCTGCCGGCAACCGTCTGTTAAAAGATTTTTCCGCCATCCTGTCTTCATCCGCGCTGTCGCTTGGCTTTGTAGGGCGAAACGGAGGAAATAAATTTCTTGCTATATTTGAAGACTGTACCCAGGAAAAATTGGATGCATTTCTTACGAGAGTTTTTGAAAAAGTACAGCGCCATAATGCAAAGGCAGATTCCATAGACATGGAATACAAAGTCGGGGCCGCCCTTAACAGCAAGGAGCATCTTGCGAAGATTACCGGGCTTATCGCTCTTGCCAATAACCGGATTTACAAATAA
- the ileS gene encoding isoleucine--tRNA ligase → MYKKVSTDLNFVDREKEIEKFWEENGIFEKSMKERDGNDIYMFYDGPPTANGKPHIGHVLTRVIKDMIPRYRTMKGYEVPRKAGWDTHGLPVELEVEKALGLDGKDQIEEYGLEPFIDKCKESVWKYKGMWEDFSGTVGFWADMENPYVTYHNDFIESEWWALKQIWDKGLLYKGFKIVPYCPRCGTPLSAQEVAQGYKDVKERSAIVRFKVVGEDAYFLAWTTTPWTLPSNIGLCVNPQEDYAKVKAADGYVYYMAVALLDTVLGKLAEEGNPAYEILETYKGQDLEYKEYDPLYQCAADCAARQNKKAFFITCDSYVTLTDGTGVVHIAPAFGEDDAKVGRKYDMPFVQLVDEKGRMTEDAPCAGVFVKDADPEILKDLDARGLLFDAPKFEHSYPHCWRCDTPLLYYARESWFIKMTEVKDDLIANNNTINWIPESIGKKRFGDWLENVQDWGISRNRYWGTPLNIWECECGHQHSIGSIAELKEMSDNCPEDIELHRPYIDAVTIKCPICGKEMHRVPEVIDCWFDSGSMPFAQHHYPFENKELFEKQFPADFISEAVDQTRGWFYSLLAISTLIFNKAPYKNVIVLGHVQDENGQKMSKSKGNAVDPFDALEKYGADAIRWYFYVNSAPWLPNRFHGKAVTEGQRKFMGTLWNTYAFFVLYANIDGFDATKYSLDYDKLSVMDKWLLSKLNTLIKEVDDNLGNYRIPEAARALQDFVDDMSNWYVRRSRERFWAKGMEQDKINAYMTLYTALVEVCKAAAPMIPFMTEDIYQNLVRSIDQSAPESIHLCDFPAADNSYIDKDLESNMERVLKLVVMGRACRNTANIKNRQPIGQMYVKADFDLPAFYQEIVEDELNVKTMTFTQEVRDFTSYSFKPQLKTVGPKYGKMLGGIKAALSSIDGNAAMDELNAADALKLDINGQEVTLFREDLLIETAQMEGYVSENDNGITVVLDTNLSDELLEEGFVREIISKVQTMRKEAGFEVMDKIEISYEGTEKAEKIFAENAATIGDETLALKVTKETPQGYVKDWKINGENVTLGVEKK, encoded by the coding sequence ATGTACAAGAAAGTTTCAACGGACTTGAATTTTGTAGACAGAGAAAAAGAAATTGAAAAATTCTGGGAAGAAAATGGCATCTTTGAAAAGAGCATGAAAGAGCGTGATGGCAATGATATCTATATGTTCTATGACGGCCCGCCCACAGCCAACGGCAAGCCGCATATCGGCCATGTGCTCACTCGCGTTATCAAGGATATGATTCCAAGATACCGCACGATGAAGGGATATGAGGTGCCGCGCAAGGCAGGATGGGATACCCATGGGCTGCCGGTAGAACTGGAAGTAGAAAAAGCGCTGGGCCTGGATGGAAAAGATCAGATTGAAGAATATGGCCTGGAGCCATTCATCGACAAATGTAAGGAAAGCGTATGGAAATACAAGGGTATGTGGGAAGATTTCTCCGGAACGGTAGGGTTCTGGGCTGATATGGAAAACCCATATGTTACCTATCATAATGACTTTATTGAGTCCGAGTGGTGGGCGCTTAAACAGATCTGGGATAAGGGCCTGCTTTACAAGGGCTTTAAGATCGTGCCTTACTGCCCGCGCTGCGGAACCCCGCTTTCCGCACAGGAAGTAGCCCAGGGCTATAAAGACGTGAAGGAACGCTCTGCGATCGTTCGTTTCAAGGTGGTAGGCGAAGACGCGTATTTCCTTGCATGGACTACCACGCCTTGGACATTGCCATCCAATATCGGCCTTTGCGTAAATCCGCAGGAAGACTATGCAAAGGTGAAGGCAGCAGATGGATACGTATACTACATGGCAGTCGCTCTTCTTGATACGGTCCTTGGCAAACTGGCAGAAGAAGGAAATCCAGCTTACGAGATTCTTGAGACATATAAGGGACAGGACCTGGAATACAAAGAATATGATCCTCTGTACCAGTGCGCGGCAGACTGCGCTGCAAGGCAGAATAAGAAAGCCTTCTTTATTACCTGTGACTCCTATGTAACGTTGACGGACGGTACAGGCGTTGTCCATATCGCGCCTGCATTCGGTGAGGACGATGCCAAGGTAGGACGCAAGTATGACATGCCTTTCGTTCAGCTGGTAGACGAGAAAGGGCGCATGACAGAGGATGCTCCATGTGCAGGAGTATTCGTAAAGGATGCTGATCCAGAGATTCTAAAGGACCTGGATGCAAGAGGCCTTCTATTTGACGCACCTAAGTTCGAGCATAGTTATCCACACTGCTGGAGATGTGATACGCCTCTGCTTTACTATGCGAGGGAATCTTGGTTCATCAAGATGACGGAGGTAAAGGATGACCTGATCGCAAACAACAATACAATCAACTGGATCCCGGAGAGTATTGGAAAGAAGCGTTTTGGGGACTGGCTTGAAAATGTCCAGGATTGGGGCATCAGCCGGAACCGTTATTGGGGAACTCCGCTGAATATCTGGGAGTGCGAGTGCGGTCACCAGCATTCCATCGGAAGCATTGCGGAATTGAAGGAAATGTCTGATAACTGCCCGGAAGATATCGAGCTTCACCGCCCATACATTGATGCGGTTACCATTAAGTGTCCGATCTGCGGCAAAGAGATGCATCGTGTTCCGGAGGTGATCGACTGCTGGTTTGACTCTGGATCCATGCCATTTGCACAGCACCACTACCCATTTGAAAATAAGGAACTGTTCGAGAAGCAGTTCCCGGCTGACTTTATATCTGAGGCTGTGGACCAGACCCGTGGATGGTTCTACTCCCTGCTGGCAATCTCTACATTGATATTTAATAAAGCGCCGTACAAGAACGTGATCGTCCTCGGCCACGTACAGGATGAGAACGGGCAGAAGATGAGCAAATCCAAAGGAAACGCCGTAGATCCTTTCGATGCGCTGGAAAAATACGGAGCAGACGCGATCCGCTGGTATTTCTATGTCAACAGCGCACCTTGGCTGCCAAACCGTTTCCACGGAAAAGCAGTTACGGAAGGACAGCGTAAGTTCATGGGAACTTTATGGAATACGTATGCATTCTTTGTGCTGTATGCCAATATTGATGGATTCGACGCCACAAAATATTCGCTTGATTATGATAAATTATCGGTAATGGACAAATGGCTGCTGTCCAAACTGAATACATTAATTAAAGAAGTAGATGACAATCTTGGAAATTACAGGATTCCGGAGGCAGCAAGAGCATTGCAGGACTTCGTGGATGATATGAGCAACTGGTATGTAAGAAGAAGCCGCGAACGCTTCTGGGCAAAGGGAATGGAGCAGGATAAGATAAATGCCTACATGACGCTTTATACCGCGTTGGTAGAAGTATGCAAGGCAGCTGCGCCGATGATCCCGTTTATGACAGAAGACATTTATCAGAATCTGGTAAGAAGCATCGACCAGAGCGCGCCGGAAAGTATCCACCTGTGCGACTTCCCGGCCGCAGACAACTCCTATATTGATAAAGATCTGGAGTCCAATATGGAACGTGTGCTGAAACTGGTCGTGATGGGCCGCGCATGCAGGAATACGGCGAACATTAAAAACCGTCAGCCGATCGGGCAGATGTATGTAAAGGCAGATTTTGATCTTCCGGCATTCTACCAGGAGATCGTAGAAGACGAGCTGAATGTAAAGACTATGACATTTACACAAGAAGTACGCGATTTTACCTCTTATTCTTTCAAGCCACAGTTAAAGACAGTGGGGCCAAAATATGGTAAAATGTTAGGAGGCATCAAAGCAGCCTTAAGTTCGATCGACGGCAACGCTGCCATGGATGAATTGAATGCTGCGGATGCCCTGAAACTGGATATTAATGGGCAGGAAGTCACACTGTTCAGAGAAGATTTGCTGATCGAGACGGCCCAGATGGAGGGCTATGTATCAGAGAATGACAATGGCATTACCGTTGTTCTGGATACAAACCTGTCAGATGAACTTCTGGAAGAAGGATTCGTCCGCGAGATTATCAGCAAGGTCCAGACCATGCGTAAGGAGGCAGGATTTGAGGTCATGGATAAGATCGAGATCTCTTACGAAGGAACAGAGAAAGCCGAGAAGATATTTGCAGAAAATGCCGCTACGATTGGGGATGAGACGCTCGCGCTCAAGGTAACGAAAGAGACGCCGCAGGGATATGTAAAGGATTGGAAGATCAATGGCGAGAACGTAACCCTTGGAGTAGAGAAGAAATAA
- the lepB gene encoding signal peptidase I has translation MEIDEIKKKVLEDVDPQLRSQKKKEMRRARLVISLQFLALAAVILLVFYLMMGFSTVTGNSMYPTLHDTDIVAYSRLGKEYKPGDVIVFKRSDGEEFVKRVVAVAGDTVNIQLGKVYVNGEEAKFKGTLGKTSRTGNCIEYPVVVEDKEVFVLGDNREISEDSREFGAVKNNDIKGRIIWYLGRL, from the coding sequence ATGGAGATAGATGAGATTAAGAAAAAGGTGCTGGAAGATGTAGACCCGCAGCTGCGCAGTCAGAAGAAAAAGGAAATGAGAAGGGCCAGGCTCGTGATTTCCCTGCAGTTTTTAGCGCTGGCTGCCGTGATCCTGCTGGTTTTCTATCTGATGATGGGATTTTCCACCGTGACAGGCAATTCTATGTATCCCACCCTCCATGACACGGATATTGTAGCTTATTCCCGTCTGGGAAAGGAGTATAAGCCAGGGGATGTTATCGTGTTTAAAAGATCGGACGGAGAGGAATTCGTAAAGAGAGTCGTAGCAGTAGCCGGAGATACGGTAAATATCCAGTTGGGCAAGGTATATGTGAATGGAGAAGAAGCAAAATTCAAAGGAACGCTTGGGAAGACCAGCAGGACTGGGAACTGCATCGAGTATCCGGTGGTGGTTGAAGATAAGGAAGTCTTCGTCCTGGGAGACAACCGGGAAATATCAGAAGACTCACGGGAATTTGGCGCGGTGAAGAACAATGATATAAAAGGAAGGATCATCTGGTATCTGGGAAGACTGTAA
- a CDS encoding RNA polymerase sigma factor yields MAELDYEYLDRLLKKAKENDSDALAELYAATYRKQYRYACQYIKDPFLAQAILKDVYTCAFENIELLDDSRRLASWLEEINYRICHEASMQDHVPSHFLRAKIPDLEPQAAGELLNHIFARRDMEPATIPVEILESWENYKKPGFIWEKAAACIFLLLLLLLPCLFLKPSIVAERTNVDSASNALYVIRIQSLLPVRSVNATLDNSTPVHLRKSGSKEYTAEIISNGKLKIKAVSMNGQTAVKTYTVTHLDMDKPVFIKSYTKDDLIYLVVQDTYSGIDYGNIRGLKPVSYDIEEGIITFRIPKTPTSVIIPDHAGNELKLLVSPIEE; encoded by the coding sequence ATGGCTGAACTGGATTATGAATATTTGGACAGACTGTTAAAGAAGGCAAAAGAGAACGATAGCGACGCCCTTGCCGAATTGTACGCAGCCACCTACAGGAAGCAGTACCGTTACGCATGCCAATATATCAAAGATCCTTTTCTGGCGCAGGCTATCTTGAAGGATGTCTATACATGCGCCTTTGAGAATATAGAATTGCTCGATGACTCGCGCCGCCTTGCATCCTGGCTGGAAGAGATCAATTATCGAATCTGCCATGAAGCATCCATGCAGGATCATGTTCCCTCGCACTTTCTCCGAGCCAAGATTCCAGATCTGGAGCCGCAGGCTGCAGGAGAATTGCTTAATCATATTTTTGCCAGGCGTGATATGGAACCCGCCACAATCCCTGTGGAGATTCTAGAATCTTGGGAGAATTATAAAAAGCCTGGATTTATATGGGAGAAGGCTGCTGCCTGTATATTCCTGCTTCTTCTTCTGCTTCTGCCCTGCCTGTTTCTTAAGCCTTCCATTGTGGCAGAACGCACGAATGTAGACTCGGCATCTAATGCACTGTATGTGATCCGCATCCAAAGTTTGCTTCCGGTGCGCTCCGTCAACGCAACGCTTGATAACAGCACACCGGTTCATCTACGCAAATCCGGTTCCAAAGAGTATACAGCCGAGATCATTTCCAATGGGAAGTTAAAGATCAAGGCAGTATCTATGAACGGGCAGACAGCAGTCAAGACTTATACCGTAACGCATCTGGATATGGATAAGCCTGTATTTATTAAATCTTATACCAAAGACGACCTGATATATCTGGTGGTCCAGGATACCTATTCCGGTATAGATTACGGAAATATCCGCGGCCTTAAGCCAGTATCCTATGACATAGAAGAAGGAATCATTACCTTCCGGATACCAAAAACGCCTACATCTGTAATCATTCCGGACCACGCAGGAAACGAACTGAAGCTTCTTGTCTCTCCAATTGAAGAATGA